Proteins from a genomic interval of Caulobacter sp. NIBR1757:
- a CDS encoding class II aldolase/adducin family protein, giving the protein MADGSTLPSSLKDKVSAEEWKARVDLAALYRLVALHGWDDMIFTHISARIPGPEHHFLINPYGMFFDEITASSLVKIDLDGKVLQETPFYINPAGFTIHSAVHAAREDALFVMHLHSDQGVAVSAQKEGVLPLSQHALIVLPQLAYHDYEGIALNLDERERLVADLGPTKRLMMLRNHGTLAVGSTAAECWIGMFYLERACQQQVMALSGGRENVLFAPEAAQAEVRSQMGNGLGPIGNLAWPGCLRQLDRGSPGYDA; this is encoded by the coding sequence ATGGCCGATGGATCGACGCTGCCGTCATCGCTGAAGGACAAGGTCTCCGCCGAGGAGTGGAAGGCGCGGGTCGATCTGGCGGCGCTTTACCGCCTGGTGGCGCTGCACGGGTGGGACGACATGATCTTCACCCACATCTCCGCCCGCATTCCGGGGCCGGAGCACCACTTCCTGATCAATCCCTACGGCATGTTCTTCGACGAGATCACCGCCAGCTCGCTGGTCAAGATCGACCTCGACGGCAAGGTGCTGCAGGAGACGCCGTTCTACATCAATCCGGCGGGCTTCACGATCCACTCGGCCGTGCACGCGGCCCGCGAGGACGCCCTGTTCGTCATGCATCTGCATTCGGACCAGGGCGTCGCCGTCTCGGCCCAGAAGGAAGGCGTGCTGCCGCTGAGCCAGCATGCGCTGATCGTGCTGCCGCAGCTGGCCTATCACGACTACGAGGGCATCGCCCTGAACCTCGACGAGCGCGAGCGGCTGGTGGCGGACCTGGGGCCGACCAAGCGGCTGATGATGCTGCGCAACCACGGCACCCTGGCGGTCGGATCGACGGCGGCCGAATGCTGGATCGGCATGTTCTACCTCGAGCGCGCCTGCCAGCAGCAGGTGATGGCCCTGAGCGGCGGACGGGAGAACGTGCTGTTCGCGCCGGAGGCGGCGCAGGCCGAAGTGCGTAGCCAGATGGGCAATGGCCTGGGGCCGATCGGCAACCTCGCCTGGCCCGGCTGCCTGCGTCAGCTGGATCGCGGCTCGCCGGGATATGACGCCTGA
- the glpK gene encoding glycerol kinase GlpK has protein sequence MTGKVLLALDQGTTSTRAIVFGLDGRPLAEASRPLRQSYPADGWVEHDADEIWTAAQAVLREALSKSGRAAGEVAAIGITNQRETVVVWDRKTGRPIHPAIVWQDRRTADACEALVKAGVERRVTEVTGLLLDPYFSATKIAWLLDKVPGARKRAEAGELLAGTMDTWCIWKLTGGAVHATDATNASRTLLFDIEAQAWSDEMLEMFEVPAALLPTVLDCAADYGQTTADLLGAPVPIRGVAGDQQAALMGQGCIRAGEMKATYGTGCFMLLNTGETRPVSRSRLLTTVAARVDGRTTYALEGSIFVAGAAIQWLGEGLGMTGGPRAAEALARTAKPGSGVVVVPAFTGLGAPWWDAEARGAIFGLTRDAGLAEIAAATFDACALQTRDLIEAMQADAPEAFGAAAELRIDGGMSRSAWFSQRLADLTNLPVCRVNYEETTALGAALFAGVGSGVFASVEAAAKARPDGELLRSTIDDHAREGAYARWLDAVAQVRGTV, from the coding sequence ATGACCGGCAAGGTGCTTCTCGCGCTGGACCAGGGCACGACCAGCACCCGGGCCATCGTCTTCGGGCTGGACGGCAGGCCGCTGGCCGAGGCGTCGCGGCCGCTGCGGCAGAGCTATCCGGCCGACGGCTGGGTCGAGCATGACGCCGACGAGATCTGGACGGCGGCGCAGGCGGTATTGCGCGAGGCCTTGAGCAAGTCGGGCAGGGCGGCCGGCGAGGTGGCGGCCATCGGCATCACCAACCAGCGCGAGACGGTGGTGGTCTGGGACCGCAAGACCGGGCGGCCGATCCATCCGGCCATCGTCTGGCAGGACCGGCGGACGGCCGACGCCTGCGAGGCGCTGGTCAAGGCCGGGGTGGAGCGGCGGGTGACCGAGGTCACCGGCCTGCTGCTCGATCCCTATTTCTCGGCGACGAAGATCGCCTGGCTGCTGGACAAGGTTCCGGGGGCCCGCAAGCGGGCCGAGGCCGGCGAGCTGCTGGCCGGGACGATGGATACCTGGTGCATCTGGAAGCTGACGGGCGGGGCGGTGCATGCCACCGACGCGACCAATGCCAGCCGGACGCTTCTGTTCGATATCGAGGCCCAGGCCTGGTCGGACGAAATGCTGGAGATGTTCGAGGTGCCGGCGGCGCTGTTGCCGACCGTCCTCGACTGCGCGGCCGACTACGGGCAAACGACGGCCGACCTGCTCGGCGCCCCCGTGCCGATCCGCGGCGTGGCCGGCGACCAGCAGGCGGCGCTGATGGGGCAGGGCTGTATCCGGGCCGGCGAAATGAAGGCGACCTACGGCACGGGCTGCTTCATGCTGCTCAACACCGGCGAGACGCGCCCGGTCTCGCGCTCGCGGCTGCTGACGACGGTGGCGGCGCGCGTGGACGGGCGGACGACCTATGCGCTGGAGGGCTCGATCTTCGTGGCCGGGGCGGCGATCCAGTGGCTCGGCGAGGGGCTGGGCATGACCGGCGGGCCCCGCGCGGCCGAGGCGTTGGCGAGGACGGCGAAGCCGGGCAGCGGGGTGGTGGTGGTGCCGGCCTTCACCGGCCTTGGCGCGCCCTGGTGGGACGCCGAGGCGCGAGGGGCGATCTTCGGGCTGACGCGGGACGCAGGGCTCGCCGAGATCGCGGCGGCGACCTTCGACGCCTGCGCCCTGCAGACGCGGGACCTGATCGAGGCCATGCAGGCCGATGCGCCGGAGGCCTTCGGCGCGGCGGCGGAACTGCGCATCGACGGCGGCATGTCGCGCAGCGCCTGGTTCAGCCAGCGGCTGGCCGACCTGACCAACCTGCCGGTCTGCCGGGTCAACTACGAGGAGACCACGGCGCTCGGCGCGGCGCTGTTCGCCGGGGTCGGGAGCGGGGTGTTCGCCTCGGTCGAGGCGGCGGCGAAGGCGCGGCCGGACGGCGAACTGCTGCGCAGCACGATCGACGATCACGCCCGCGAAGGGGCCTATGCGCGCTGGCTGGACGCGGTGGCGCAAGTGCGCGGGACGGTGTGA
- a CDS encoding DUF2336 domain-containing protein, protein MPVALAAQTAELLDLARNRAPDARERLLESIIGLCNAASDIIDTDSVQGLLGSIFMQLVAEAERDIRARLSEKLSTASWAPPALINVLALDDIAVAAPVIANSPVLQDHDLIKVLVEATLDHQIAVARRGQITSTVVEAILAGDEPAVLTALAANDTAAVSDEGMARLVESSRRHAALRSPLARHPRLSSDLALRLYLWVGQSLRGSLTDRFRLEPGVIDAALAEAVRESHAMPGAGQTLVAMSWKDEVENERRLVGKLHDAGQLRPGFLLRMLRERKLNIFVLSLATLGGFQADHIRRAIDSDRPELLALACVAVGIDKSAFPDILEQVRAMNGGRPAGGAEGTRRAVGAFGPFDRDIAGMAFRQAVAIV, encoded by the coding sequence ATGCCCGTGGCGCTCGCCGCCCAGACTGCCGAACTACTCGACCTGGCCCGCAACCGTGCGCCGGACGCAAGAGAACGATTGCTGGAAAGCATCATCGGCCTCTGCAACGCAGCCTCCGACATTATCGATACCGACAGCGTCCAGGGCCTGCTCGGCTCCATCTTCATGCAGCTGGTGGCCGAGGCCGAGCGCGACATCCGCGCCCGCCTTTCCGAGAAGCTGTCGACCGCCAGCTGGGCGCCGCCGGCCCTGATCAACGTCCTGGCCCTTGACGACATCGCCGTCGCCGCGCCCGTCATCGCCAACAGCCCGGTTCTGCAGGACCACGACCTGATCAAGGTGCTGGTCGAGGCCACCCTCGATCACCAGATCGCCGTCGCCCGCCGCGGCCAGATCACCTCCACCGTCGTCGAGGCCATCCTGGCCGGAGACGAGCCCGCCGTCCTCACCGCCCTGGCCGCCAACGACACCGCCGCGGTCAGCGACGAGGGCATGGCCCGCCTGGTCGAGAGCAGCCGCCGCCACGCCGCCCTGCGCTCCCCACTCGCCCGCCACCCACGCCTGTCGTCGGACCTCGCCCTGCGGCTCTACCTCTGGGTCGGCCAGTCGCTGCGCGGCTCGCTGACCGACCGCTTCCGGCTCGAACCCGGCGTCATCGACGCCGCCCTGGCCGAGGCCGTCCGCGAATCCCACGCCATGCCGGGGGCCGGCCAGACCCTGGTCGCCATGTCCTGGAAGGACGAGGTCGAGAACGAGCGCCGCCTGGTCGGCAAGCTGCACGACGCCGGCCAGCTGCGGCCCGGCTTCCTGCTGCGCATGCTGCGCGAGCGTAAACTGAACATCTTTGTCCTGTCCCTGGCCACCCTGGGCGGCTTCCAGGCCGACCACATCCGCCGCGCCATCGACAGCGACCGGCCCGAACTGCTCGCCCTGGCCTGCGTGGCCGTCGGCATCGACAAGAGCGCCTTCCCCGATATCCTCGAGCAGGTTCGCGCCATGAACGGCGGCCGCCCGGCCGGCGGCGCCGAGGGAACCCGCCGCGCGGTCGGCGCCTTTGGCCCCTTCGACCGGGACATCGCCGGCATGGCCTTCCGCCAGGCTGTCGCGATCGTTTGA
- a CDS encoding NAD kinase: MFDARPALTRIAFCASDRPEAQEGMAALVARYGGVPESEAQVIVALGGDGFMLETLHRTMSLGRPIYGMNRGSVGFLMNEYSEEGLIDRINSAERAVIHPLTMVAIDSHRRQHRALAINEVSMLRQTRQTAKLRISIDGKVRMNELVCDGVLVATPAGSTAYNLSAYGPIVPIDAKVLALTPISAFRPRRWRGALLSHTARVTIEVLEADKRPASAVADNFEVRDIVEVHIGEDRSVSMAMMFDAGRSLEERVLAEQFSG; encoded by the coding sequence ATGTTTGACGCCAGACCCGCCCTCACCCGTATCGCCTTCTGCGCCAGCGACCGGCCCGAAGCGCAGGAGGGCATGGCCGCGCTCGTCGCCCGCTACGGCGGCGTACCGGAAAGCGAGGCCCAGGTCATCGTCGCCCTCGGCGGCGACGGCTTCATGCTGGAGACCCTGCACCGCACCATGAGCCTGGGCAGGCCGATCTACGGCATGAACCGGGGCTCGGTCGGCTTCCTGATGAACGAGTACAGTGAAGAGGGCCTGATCGACCGGATCAACTCGGCCGAACGCGCCGTCATCCACCCCCTGACCATGGTCGCCATCGACAGCCACCGCCGCCAGCACCGGGCCCTGGCCATCAACGAGGTGTCTATGCTGCGCCAGACGCGCCAGACGGCCAAGCTGCGCATCTCCATCGACGGCAAGGTGCGGATGAACGAGCTGGTTTGCGACGGCGTCCTGGTCGCCACCCCGGCCGGATCGACCGCCTACAACCTCTCGGCCTATGGCCCCATCGTCCCCATCGACGCCAAGGTCCTGGCCCTGACCCCGATCAGCGCCTTCCGCCCCCGCCGCTGGCGTGGCGCCCTGCTCTCCCACACCGCCCGGGTGACCATCGAGGTGCTGGAGGCCGACAAGCGCCCGGCCAGCGCCGTCGCCGACAACTTCGAGGTCCGCGACATCGTCGAAGTCCACATCGGCGAGGACCGCAGCGTCAGCATGGCGATGATGTTCGACGCCGGCCGCAGCCTCGAGGAACGGGTGCTGGCCGAGCAGTTCAGCGGCTAA
- a CDS encoding Hpt domain-containing protein, whose protein sequence is MSSNTPVQVINAPNTLKLRLGGGKFGGIDAAAIAKAEAALKSLSGNFSEWMQDELTKLDAARQAIRVSGLNAETAEGLYFRAHDLKGLGATYEFPLVTRIAASLCKLIDDPDTRQGAPMFLVDAHIDAIRAAVRDDIKTDTHPVGKVLITELERRVAEIAPPE, encoded by the coding sequence GTGAGCAGCAACACCCCCGTACAGGTCATCAACGCCCCCAACACCCTCAAGCTTCGGCTCGGTGGTGGCAAGTTCGGCGGCATCGATGCCGCGGCCATCGCCAAGGCCGAGGCCGCGCTCAAATCCCTGTCCGGGAACTTCAGCGAGTGGATGCAGGACGAGCTGACCAAGCTCGACGCCGCCCGCCAGGCCATCCGCGTCTCCGGCCTCAATGCTGAAACCGCCGAGGGCCTCTACTTCCGGGCCCATGATCTCAAGGGCTTGGGCGCCACCTACGAATTCCCGCTGGTCACCCGCATTGCCGCCTCGCTGTGCAAGCTGATCGACGACCCGGACACCCGCCAGGGCGCGCCGATGTTCCTGGTCGACGCCCACATCGACGCCATCCGCGCCGCCGTCCGCGACGACATCAAGACCGACACCCATCCGGTCGGCAAAGTCCTGATCACCGAACTCGAACGCCGCGTGGCCGAAATCGCCCCGCCGGAGTAG
- a CDS encoding NUDIX domain-containing protein, with translation MSEKPAVAIRPASTILLVRDDPQFEVLMVKRHHQIDFASGALVFPGGKTHDGDHDPAWADWCVAWEAVEADQRPLRICAIREAYEETGIILGRYENGELFHGDDWAASVRGEVDRGELPFMDVVQRLGLRLDLSILTVFARWITPDMMPKRFDTWFYVATATDEQLASCDGRETVDAEWIPPLEALRLAEAGERTIIFPTRMNLQLLGEATSAADATARAAGRRLVTVLPVVERREGGGVLVIPPEAGYGAVEEPLSAVR, from the coding sequence ATGTCAGAAAAGCCCGCCGTCGCCATCCGCCCCGCCTCGACCATCCTGCTGGTGCGGGACGATCCGCAGTTCGAGGTGCTGATGGTCAAGCGGCACCACCAGATCGACTTCGCCTCGGGCGCCCTGGTGTTTCCGGGCGGCAAGACCCACGACGGCGACCACGACCCGGCCTGGGCCGACTGGTGCGTCGCCTGGGAGGCGGTCGAGGCCGATCAGCGGCCGCTGCGCATCTGCGCCATCCGCGAGGCCTATGAGGAGACCGGCATCATTCTCGGACGCTACGAGAACGGCGAGCTGTTCCATGGCGACGACTGGGCGGCGTCGGTGCGCGGCGAGGTGGACCGCGGCGAGCTGCCGTTCATGGATGTGGTGCAGCGGCTGGGGCTAAGGCTGGATCTCAGCATCCTGACGGTGTTCGCCCGCTGGATTACGCCTGACATGATGCCCAAGCGGTTCGACACCTGGTTCTACGTGGCGACGGCGACGGACGAGCAGCTTGCTTCCTGTGATGGGCGCGAGACGGTGGATGCGGAGTGGATCCCGCCGCTGGAGGCGCTGCGGTTGGCCGAGGCCGGCGAGCGGACGATCATCTTCCCGACGCGGATGAACCTGCAGCTGCTGGGCGAGGCGACGAGCGCGGCCGACGCGACGGCGCGGGCGGCGGGACGGAGGCTGGTGACGGTGCTGCCAGTGGTCGAGCGGCGCGAGGGCGGCGGGGTGTTGGTGATCCCGCCGGAGGCCGGTTACGGGGCGGTCGAGGAGCCGTTGTCGGCGGTGCGGTAA
- a CDS encoding DUF2336 domain-containing protein encodes MTTTRASLTDIDVRTLLKGATADERALAAHKLCRVLDREALSAEDRAKAADILRVMAADAAELVRRALAVTLKSSPLVPRDVAMKLARDVESICLPMLNFSPAFSDDDLSEIVRLGGPVRQVAIAKRPAVSEKVTAAIVEFGVEAAVETAAANDNATFSERTLTRALQRFEKSEKVLAAVAYRNVLPASVTEKLIDLVGDQVREHLLSHHSVSPELALQIAIGTKERAIVDLVDQAGRAADPKAFALHLNRAKRLTASLLLRALAHGHMSFFECGIAELAGVPHHRTWLMIHDAGQLGLRAIYERAGLPARLYSAFRVAVDTYHSMEFDGGPRDRERFQERMLQRFLTQAQTTQREDVDYMLDKLDRLAEERVRPVRRKGAA; translated from the coding sequence ATGACCACGACGCGGGCCTCTCTGACCGACATCGATGTGCGCACCCTGTTGAAGGGGGCGACGGCCGACGAACGGGCTCTGGCCGCGCACAAGCTGTGCCGGGTGCTGGACCGCGAGGCGCTGAGCGCGGAGGACCGCGCCAAGGCGGCCGATATCCTGCGGGTGATGGCCGCCGACGCGGCCGAGCTGGTGCGCCGGGCCCTGGCGGTGACCCTGAAATCCTCGCCGTTGGTGCCGCGCGACGTGGCCATGAAGCTGGCCAGGGATGTCGAGAGCATCTGCCTGCCGATGCTGAATTTCTCGCCGGCCTTTTCCGACGACGATCTGTCGGAAATCGTGCGGCTGGGTGGGCCGGTGCGCCAGGTGGCGATCGCCAAGCGGCCGGCGGTGTCCGAGAAGGTGACCGCGGCCATCGTCGAATTCGGCGTCGAGGCGGCGGTGGAGACGGCGGCGGCCAACGACAACGCCACCTTCTCCGAACGCACCCTGACCCGGGCCCTGCAGCGCTTCGAGAAATCGGAGAAGGTGCTGGCGGCGGTCGCCTATCGCAACGTGCTGCCGGCCTCGGTGACCGAGAAGCTCATCGACCTGGTCGGCGACCAGGTGCGAGAGCATCTGCTCAGCCATCATTCGGTGTCGCCCGAACTGGCCCTGCAGATCGCCATCGGGACCAAGGAACGGGCCATCGTCGACCTGGTCGACCAGGCCGGCCGCGCCGCCGATCCCAAGGCCTTCGCCCTGCATCTGAACCGGGCCAAGCGGTTGACCGCCAGCCTGCTGCTGCGGGCCCTGGCCCACGGCCACATGAGCTTCTTCGAGTGCGGGATCGCCGAGCTGGCCGGGGTGCCGCACCATCGCACCTGGTTGATGATCCACGACGCCGGCCAGCTGGGCCTGCGGGCCATCTATGAGCGGGCCGGGCTGCCGGCGCGGCTGTATTCGGCCTTCCGGGTGGCGGTCGACACCTACCACAGCATGGAGTTCGACGGCGGGCCGCGGGATCGCGAGCGCTTCCAGGAGCGGATGCTGCAGCGCTTCCTGACCCAGGCCCAGACCACCCAGCGCGAGGATGTCGACTACATGCTCGACAAGCTGGACCGGCTGGCCGAGGAGCGGGTGCGGCCGGTCCGCCGCAAGGGCGCGGCCTGA
- a CDS encoding ATP-binding protein: protein MAQCLDAQRRLMPYALACFAVSLPVFVWAGSFAENSMWMAASFAIFALNWGAFYAVVNWMRVTPDIPVGRRVRIHVLSGLLWAGAVAQVAALADGAGPAREPLLLMAAAGAIVCFFFSAPLLPALLIVAPAAAAGPLIALFSHPDSRNQGLAVWGAMALAMALCLILNQMMRQQFALAAEREALIAERGETLERAQKLARSKSDIVSTLSHEIRNGLNGVTHVLAAAAGQGGRAAPSREQLGAALTAANELIAVLNATLDSETAEAGRLALESQPFDPVRLARELVLLNRPHASAKGVELSVHIEEALEGAHGAVVGDVTRARQVLSNLIGNAVKYTLRGRIEVRLALDEQGRVVIAIADTGPGLNAEELELAFEPFRRVERTGAGVPGAGLGLSLSRQLAALMGGELKGQSALGVGSCFTFELPWDHAAVAPTEADESTLRSPIAPSKRAMRVLVAEDDALNAAMLRAILEQLGHQVVHAQNGKRAVELAGALDFDLVMLDGRMPGLDGAHTAAALRGLDGPAGAMPIIAVIGGDAEEARECLAAGADAVLRKPVTVAGVARAVADAAAKGRDQAAGRDLSAFATG, encoded by the coding sequence ATGGCCCAGTGCCTCGACGCCCAGCGGCGGCTGATGCCCTACGCCCTCGCCTGTTTCGCGGTCAGCCTGCCGGTCTTCGTCTGGGCCGGTTCCTTCGCCGAAAACTCCATGTGGATGGCGGCCAGCTTCGCCATCTTCGCCCTCAACTGGGGGGCCTTCTACGCCGTCGTGAACTGGATGCGGGTGACCCCCGACATCCCGGTCGGCCGCCGCGTCCGCATCCACGTCCTCTCGGGCCTGCTGTGGGCCGGCGCCGTGGCCCAGGTCGCCGCCCTCGCCGACGGCGCGGGGCCGGCCCGCGAGCCGCTGCTGCTGATGGCCGCCGCCGGCGCCATTGTCTGCTTCTTCTTCAGCGCCCCGCTTCTGCCCGCGCTGCTGATCGTCGCCCCGGCCGCCGCCGCCGGTCCGCTGATCGCTCTCTTCAGCCACCCCGACAGCCGCAACCAGGGCCTGGCCGTCTGGGGCGCCATGGCCCTGGCCATGGCCCTCTGCCTGATCCTCAACCAGATGATGCGCCAGCAGTTCGCCCTGGCCGCCGAGCGCGAGGCCCTGATCGCCGAACGCGGCGAAACCCTCGAACGGGCCCAGAAGCTGGCCCGCTCCAAGTCCGACATCGTCTCGACCCTCAGCCATGAGATCCGCAACGGCCTCAACGGCGTCACCCACGTGCTGGCCGCCGCCGCCGGCCAGGGCGGCCGCGCCGCGCCGAGCCGCGAACAGCTGGGCGCCGCCCTCACGGCCGCCAACGAACTGATCGCCGTGCTGAACGCCACCCTCGATTCGGAAACCGCCGAAGCCGGCCGCTTGGCCCTCGAAAGCCAGCCCTTCGATCCGGTCCGCCTGGCCCGCGAGCTGGTCCTGCTGAATCGCCCGCACGCCTCGGCCAAGGGCGTCGAACTGTCGGTCCATATCGAAGAGGCGCTCGAAGGCGCCCACGGCGCCGTGGTCGGCGACGTCACCCGCGCCCGCCAGGTGCTGTCCAACCTGATCGGCAACGCGGTGAAATACACCCTGCGCGGCCGCATCGAGGTGCGGCTGGCGCTCGACGAGCAGGGCCGCGTCGTCATCGCCATCGCCGACACCGGCCCCGGCCTCAATGCCGAGGAGCTGGAACTGGCGTTCGAGCCCTTCCGCCGGGTCGAGCGCACCGGCGCCGGCGTGCCCGGCGCCGGCCTAGGCCTCTCCCTTTCCCGCCAGCTGGCCGCCCTGATGGGCGGCGAACTGAAGGGCCAGAGCGCCCTGGGCGTCGGCAGCTGCTTCACCTTCGAACTGCCCTGGGACCACGCCGCCGTCGCCCCGACCGAGGCCGACGAATCGACCCTGCGCAGCCCCATCGCCCCCTCCAAGCGGGCCATGCGCGTGCTGGTCGCCGAGGACGACGCCCTCAACGCCGCCATGCTGCGCGCCATCCTCGAACAGCTCGGCCACCAGGTCGTCCATGCCCAGAACGGCAAGCGGGCGGTCGAACTGGCGGGCGCCCTCGACTTCGACCTGGTCATGCTCGACGGCCGCATGCCCGGCCTCGACGGGGCCCACACCGCCGCCGCCCTGCGCGGCCTCGACGGTCCGGCCGGCGCCATGCCGATCATCGCTGTCATCGGCGGCGACGCCGAGGAAGCCCGCGAATGCCTGGCCGCCGGCGCCGACGCCGTCCTGCGCAAACCCGTCACCGTCGCCGGCGTCGCCCGCGCCGTCGCCGACGCCGCCGCCAAGGGCCGGGACCAAGCGGCGGGCCGCGATCTGTCGGCCTTCGCGACGGGGTAG
- a CDS encoding CaiB/BaiF CoA-transferase family protein, with the protein MLKGLKVVELATYIAAPGAAAIMADWGASVIKIESPKGDPMRMFFDAFDTGENDNPVFDMDNRGKRGVVLDISKPEGREAALKLVREADVFLTNNRPGSLSRSGFDYESLKAVNPRLIYASLTGYGLEGPDIDKAGMDVASFWSRSGVAAITAPKGVEPFPIRTAMGDHITSMATVSAILAAVFERQTTGVGRLVETSLLRTGVYSIGSDMAIQLRFGKLASTRPRHAAVNPLANFFKTSDGRWICLLVRTGGVDWPQIAKAVGHSEWVEDERFLKNRDRRLNGEALVTLMDEAIGAMTLEELTVRFDAEDLTWAPVQTPREVVQDEQAIAAGCFAEIPDGKGGFNKTPASPARFPGAEDGPRGPAPKLGEHTDEVLAELGYSADAIAALREAGAAA; encoded by the coding sequence GTGCTGAAGGGTCTCAAGGTCGTCGAACTGGCCACCTACATCGCTGCTCCCGGCGCCGCGGCGATCATGGCCGACTGGGGCGCCTCGGTGATCAAGATCGAGTCGCCCAAGGGCGACCCGATGCGGATGTTCTTCGACGCCTTCGACACCGGCGAGAACGACAACCCGGTCTTCGACATGGACAACCGCGGCAAGCGCGGCGTCGTCCTCGACATCAGCAAGCCGGAAGGCCGCGAGGCCGCCCTGAAGCTCGTGCGCGAGGCCGACGTCTTCCTGACCAACAACCGGCCGGGCTCCCTCAGCCGCTCGGGCTTCGACTACGAGAGCCTGAAGGCGGTAAACCCGCGCCTGATCTACGCCAGCCTCACCGGCTATGGCCTCGAAGGCCCCGACATCGACAAGGCCGGCATGGACGTGGCTAGCTTCTGGTCGCGCTCCGGCGTCGCCGCCATCACCGCCCCCAAGGGGGTCGAGCCCTTCCCGATCCGCACGGCCATGGGCGACCACATCACCTCCATGGCCACGGTGTCGGCCATCCTGGCGGCGGTGTTCGAACGCCAGACCACCGGCGTCGGCCGCCTGGTGGAAACCAGCCTGCTGCGCACTGGCGTCTATTCGATCGGCTCGGACATGGCCATCCAGCTGCGCTTCGGCAAACTGGCCTCGACCCGGCCCCGTCACGCGGCGGTCAACCCGCTGGCCAACTTCTTCAAGACCTCCGACGGCCGCTGGATCTGCCTGCTGGTCCGCACCGGCGGCGTCGACTGGCCGCAGATCGCCAAGGCCGTCGGCCATTCCGAATGGGTCGAAGATGAGCGCTTCCTCAAGAATCGCGACCGTCGCCTCAACGGCGAGGCCCTGGTCACCCTGATGGACGAGGCCATCGGCGCCATGACCCTGGAGGAGCTCACCGTCCGCTTCGACGCCGAGGACCTGACCTGGGCCCCGGTCCAGACCCCGCGCGAGGTCGTGCAGGACGAACAGGCCATCGCCGCCGGCTGCTTCGCCGAGATCCCGGACGGCAAGGGCGGCTTCAACAAGACCCCCGCCTCCCCGGCCCGCTTCCCGGGCGCCGAGGACGGACCGCGCGGACCGGCCCCGAAACTGGGTGAACACACCGACGAGGTGCTGGCTGAGCTGGGCTATTCCGCTGACGCCATCGCCGCCCTCAGAGAGGCCGGAGCGGCGGCCTAG